Sequence from the Balearica regulorum gibbericeps isolate bBalReg1 chromosome 15, bBalReg1.pri, whole genome shotgun sequence genome:
CTAAGGGGGCTGGGGACAGACCCAGCACCCCTCACCGTCGTGCCAGCCCTCGAGGTGGCTCCGGCAGCCCCAGGGTGCTGGCTGGTGAGCAAAGCCCTGGGCACAGGGTGCCGCCGCCGTGCCAGGCCTCCCGGGTGGGCAGCGCCGGAGCAGGGCCAGGCGAGGCCGGGGCTGGTTTTGCAATGCCAGGGTCGGGTTTCGCTGACGTGTCCGTGCTGCAACCAGCTGCTGACTCCAAGTCTCTCTCTCGTCCCTTTAATTACGCTGGCATTTCCTCCCCGCCTGCCAGGCTCCCCGCTCCGGGCAGGTTTGGCCGGCCTGGCCGCGGCCGCTCATCCCCACGCCTCGCCAGGAGCCCCGGGCAGGCCGGCACGGTTGCTCCACCCGCACGCCTCCGCCACCTCTCCCTCGGCATCACCCCGCTCCGCCGGCACACGCCGGCATCCCGCCCGCGCGTCGCCTCCGCGTCCTGATGCTATTTCAAGACAGCGAGGGGTTAACCCAGCCCACGCTTGCCAGGGTGCTCACCCCTCTGAAACGGGGCAGGGGAACAGCCTCCCCGCGTCCCGGGCAGGGGGTCCCCAAGGGTGGAGAGGGGGCCCCGGTTCTGCTGGAGGTGTTAGGACCGCCCTGCCAGcggcctgctgctgccttggcTGGGCTCCCCGCGCCTGCACCGCAGATATTTGccaaattattcatattttccGGCTGCGGGGAGGATCTGGGCTCAGATTCCCCCAGTCCCGGCTCAGCCTTTCCCTGCCAGCCTGCTGGGGTGGGAGCGTCgtgtcccccctccctgcccgcagcccccccccggccgggccGTCCCGCTGCCTGCCCAAGGCGAGGGACTCGGCAGGGGACGCCCTGCTTCACACCCACCACGTGTTTTAAGGACGAGGCCGATGCTGTCCCCGTGCCGCAGGGTGACACCTGTGCAGGAAGGGCCGGGGGAGCCCTCCCAGGGGTCCCTGCCCTTCCTGGCTGCTCAGGGACGTGGCCGTTCTCCCTGGGTAACTCGGCACAGCCGGgacatcccttcccttcccgcACTGGCGAGCGAGGCCCCGCGGCCAAACAAAGCCACCGTTGTTGCCGGCAGGCAGCCAAGCCGGTGGGCTGCCTCCTCGGCCAGCGggcaccagcacaggcaggatgGGGGTCCTGCATGGAGCTGGGCTCTGTCCCCATCACCGCAGGGAGGGACACGGTGCCTTCGTCGGGCGGGACGCAGGCGCTGCTCCTCTCTTACGCTCCCCTCAAAACAAGCCCATGTCAGCACGTGCCCCCTCCCGAGATCCAGCCAGGGGGGATGCAGGATTAAGCCCTTAATCCTCCCCTTCAACCCACCCCGCGCCGCCGCAGCTCCCACCTCCTCCCGGGCTCTCCTCCCTATTTAATTAAAGTTTCCGCAGCAGCCCCGGAGGAATGCAGGCCTGGTTACTGCATTCCCCGGGGCGCTCGCCGGCCCCTCCATCCCACTCCTGCCCCTTTGACCCGGCCGCGCTCCCCAGCTCAGGTGCCGGCAAGGAGAAAAACCAGCAGAGCCGCTTTACTGGCAGCCAAACCACCTCCAGAGGAGCCCGAACGCCAGCGGAGGTTGGGAGGAGGCCGGCGATGCCGCCACGCGTGGCCCCGGCAGCACGGGCAGATTCCTACGGCGTGACTGGGGTGGCCGTGGCTGTCCCTGAACGCTTCCTCCTGCCGCGTCCCGCTGGCAGAGCCAGCCGGGCAGGCAACGCTTGCGTCAGGGCCACCCGGCGAGGCCACCCGGCCTTGGCGTGGTGCGAGGAAAAATAGTAATTAGTGTCATCCTTGACAGCGGCACTGCCCAGCACCGTGTGGGCAGCGGCACGGCCCCGGCTGGGTCAGGCCAGTCCGGCTGCCCCAGTCCCAGCAGGATGAAACCTGCCGGCGTGCAGCACATCGTCAGGAGTGGGTGTGAGGGGGGGGATGACAcgagtggggttttttggttggggtcTTGGAACTGGAGCATCTCCGCTGGGATGCACTGGTTCTCAGGGCAGCTCTGGCCCTGGATGGGGGCCAGGCACAGGAAGGGATGCTTGCCCCATAGTGGCCCAAAGTCACACCCAGAGAGGGCGATGGGGGCCGGCGTCCGCCCAGCGCATACCAGGTGATGAAGAAGCGcgcagggagctggcagcaggagaggcGGTGGGGCATCCCCGCCGGCTGAAGGCCAGGCTGGCCGGTGGCCCTGCTGGCACGCGTCCCTCTGCGCCAGCCGGGGAGGGAAAACCCTCACCAGCACTGCCCGGGGACCCCGCTCGGCCCCACAGTCGGTCAGCGAACCAGGATGCCGGCCCACGAGGacaggcagggccagggcagccAAACCCCACCCTGGCCGAGCCCTCCGCTGAGGAGGGTGGTGGTGGACACCGTTGCCAGCAGCTCCCACGTCTGCCTGACCCCAAAGGGCGAGCCCGCTGCCACGTCTGCCGGGACAGGGCGAGCACAGGATCAGCCCGGGACCGTGCTGGTCCCGTGTGGGTCCTGGAGCCCTTCTGCTGGCAGGGTGGGTCACAGCCACCCGGCCACAGCTGGAGGGAGCCGGGCTCCACGTTAGCCCTGGCCACATCTCTCCCCTTCCCCGtgacaggagcagcagcaggccgAGGTCCCCGGGCCAGACCCCGGTGCGTCCTGTGGCAGGATaggcacaggcagggacaggggacctgggccctgcctgcacccttgTCCCTGCCCCGCCGTCACCCCAGCCCAGCCAAGGCCTCACCACCAGCCCGGGCAGGGGACGGCTGGGTGCCCCGTGGCTCAGCCAAGGCCTTGGGGGTGCAGGGCACACCGACCCCCAGCCAAGGCCCGGAGCAGGGGGCTGGCCGCGGGTGCCCTACCTGCAGCCGAGGTCTGGGTGACACCCTGTCACCCGGGGAGGGCAGCCGGCCCTGGGTGCCCTGTGGCCCAGCCGGGGCCCACCGGGCCCCCTCAGTCCCGCCACCCCCCTGAGCCCCCGGGTACCCAGCAGAGACCCCCCTCCCGCCCGTGAGCCGCCGCACCAcgagcccccagccccgtggcGAGGGGAGGACCGGGACAGCGGCGCCCGAGGACGCGGGACTcaccgggccgggccgtggcgatcagtccatggcagcagcagcagccggcgGCCGGGCGGGCGCTCCCCTCTCTGGCGGCGCCGGGCGCGGGGGGCGGCTTTAAAACCGCGGAGGGCGGAGCTTGTCCTGCCGCCGCCTCCCCATTGGCTGTAAGGGacagggggaggggaggggcaCGGCTGTCCCCAAGGCCCCGCCCCCTGCGCACCTGGGGCCCGACACGGGGCGggacccccgggacccccgggacccccgggacccccggcaccccccgggACACTGGGCAGCTCCAGGCGCCCCAGAACCCTGCAGGGACCCCAGCACCCCTGCTGGGTACACCCGCAGGTACAGGTGCAGGATAGGGATCGCCCTCCTGTCCCCAGCATCCACGCGacccccggcacccccagcGCGCCCTGGGCCCTGGCACCCTTGCCACCCCCAACACCCCTGGTAGCACCAGGGCTGGGTGTCCTTGgcacccccagggacccccatATCCAGCGTACCCAGGGTAACCGGGGACCCCGACACCCATGGGCCCCAGTGCCCTGGAACCCCGGTGCCCCGGTGCCCTTGCCACCCTCTGTTGGGGGACAGGGGGGCAGCGGGTGGCCCTCGCAGGGCTGCCCCCGTGCCCCGCTGACGGCAGAGCTGCGCCATCAGCGCCGCAGGACAACGCTCCCCGTTCAGCACCGCGAGGACGGCGCGGGCCGGGCTGGGACAACCAGACACCCAGGGTGTCCTTGTCCTAACCCCAGGCCCCGAGGGTGGCAACAGTGCTGGTGACGGCAGCGCTGGTGATGGTGACTGCGGCCGGGCAGGGGACGCCGGTGCCTGCCGCAGCCGCCCCGGCAGCGTTCGCTTACGTTGTGCCAACGGTCCCGGGACAGGACCGTGCCGTAGCGGCCGCAGCCGTCCTGCCTTGTGCCAtcctgtggctgcagcagggtgtccctgccatggGGACCTGCCAGGGCGGGAGCGCGGTACAGCCTTGGTTTCACCGTATTTCCTCAGAGCCACACGGCGTAAAGCGCTGGCGCGGCACGGCTCCCTCCCCTCGGCACAGCCACAGGAACGTCAACCCGAAAGTAACAGATCGTCCCTTTGTCCTCCGCCTGCGGagctccctcctccacccctgCCGAGGGAAGGCAGAGCGGTGGCTCCGTGCTCTTGTCCCCCCGGCCACCCAAGTACTGCCCTGGTCGTGGTGCCCTCCGGCCACCCGGCATCCCCTGACCCCCGTCCTCTCCAGCCACCGAGCGTGTCCCCAGCCACAGTCCCCTCCAGCCACCGGCTGGGACGGGGCGCAGGACAGGGAGCGGGGACACGCTCCAGCTGGCACAGCCCCGGCCACGGGGCGCTCCCGGGGCTGGCACGGCAGGTGCCGGGtgaggcgggcgggcggcgaACTGGCCGAGCCGGCCCAGCCAGCCCCGGGGCTCccctgtgggtgctggcagcTTCCCCGAGTGGGGCTGGGTGCCATCGCTGGGTGCAGGGCGCAGTGCTGGGAGCGGGATGCCCTGCGGCTGGGCACAGCTTCAGGGCGGGCACCACGCgcccggggctggcagcaccagcGGTGCCGTCCCACTGCAAACCCGTCACCCCAGGGTGAGGGTCGTgccgggggggggagcaggggagtaGCCTGGCACGCCGAGGgcacccccccccggcaccggCACTACCCTCTTGCCATAGGCAGGGCCTGATCCTCCACCACACTTCCCCAGGATGGGGGCCGGGGTGTGCACCACTGGGGGAAggtgcaggatctggccccGCAGTCATCAGGGCGCTGCGCCAACAGGTGCCCCAGCTCAGCACCCTCCTTCCCTTGCAGGGTGGCCATCCCGCTGTACGACGCCGACAcggggctgctggtgctggcgGGGAAGGTGAGGTCCCACGGTAGCAGGGTGCTGGACATCGCAGGGTGTGGTGGGGCGCAGTGAGGTGCACATGGGTGTAGTGGGGTGCCAAAGGGTGTAAGGGGGTGCATGTGGGTGCAGCGGGGTGCAGGAGAATGCAAGGGCGTGCAGCGGGGTGCAGTGGGGTGTGGCAGGGTGCAAGGGTTGCACTGAGGTGCATGCGGGTGCAGTGGGGTGCAGGAGGATGCAGAATGGTGCGGGGGTGTAGCAGGGTGCATGTGGGTGCAgtggggtgcaggagggtgcagaggggtgctccccacagccctgctcatGCCCTGTCCCCTCCACTTCTCTTCCAGGGAGAAAACCTCCTGTACTGCTTCGAGGTGGCACCCGCGCAGCCGGCGCTGACCCAGGGTAAGCAGGATACATCCCGTGCCGCGCtcccggcagccccgggggccTCGCCCCTGCCCGCGCTGCCTGCTCCACGCCTGCCCTGCCCGTCCCCCAGTGACCCAGTGCCGGACGGAGGGCAGCACGCGCGGCCTGGCCGCCGTGCCCCGCCTGGCCCTGGACGTCATGGCCTGCGAGGTGCTCCGCGTTCTGCAGCTCACCGACACCGCCCTCGTCCCCGTCAGCTACCTGGTGCCACGCAAGGTAagggggggctgccggggcggcgGCTCGGCCCCCACCGTGTCGGGAGTGCCTGGTGCCATCTCACGGGTGCCACCTCAACGGCACCGGGTGACGAAGGGCACCCGGGTGTGGGGGGACACGGGTCCCCAGCCTGGgggaagcaggagaggaggtAAAACATGGGTGCTGATGGTGGGTAATGGAGAATGGAAGGTGGGTGCTGGGTTCTGGGTGCCAACGGTGGGTAAAGGAGGCTGGGTTTGCTGGGTGCTGGATTTGGGAAGCTGGGTGCTGCGTGCAAGATGTTGGGTGCTGGAGAGTGGATCCTGAAAGCTGGGTGCTACCTGATGGGTGCTGTTGTGCAGCGGGTGCGGGGTGCCAGATCCTGAATGCCGGGTGCTTAAAGCAACTTAAAACGTTTGAAATTTGGGTGCTAGGTAGCAGAGCCTGGGTGCTGGAGGCAGGATCCTGGGTGTCAGATCCTGAATGCTGGGTGCTTAAAGCTGGAGGCTGGGTGCTGAAAcgtgggtgctggggctgggtgctgcgAGCCGTGATGCTGGGAGCTGGGTGCTGTTTGGGAGGCTGGCTGCTTCGGGGGTGCGCGAGGCAGCCCAATGCCGGGCAGCGTCTGACACCTACAGGCCTCGGCACGCAGCTGGCGGGGACGGGGCTCCgtggctggaggggctggggtgcctggggggggcCTAGGGGTGcctggggtgcctggggggggcCTAGGGGTGCGGGAGGGGGCCAGGCCAGGCAGtgccagctggcagcaggatgggggctgtggggttttggggacACCCACCTCACCCCGTCCTCTCTCCTGCAGTCTGTCCAGGACTTCCACGAGGATCTGTTCCCTGACTGTGCCGGGACGCTGCCGGCCACCAGTGCCCAGGCCTGGTGGGCAGGGGACAACCAGCAGGTCAGTGTCACCCGGGGGTTGTCCCCACCGGTGACATCGCCTGGGGCTGCCACCACCCCCTGCCCACCGCTGTGCCCGCCGGCAGGTGGGGAGGGTGAGCCTGCACCCCGCGCGGAGACCCACAGAGACCTTCAGCTCCCCCGTCATCGCCTGCACCCCGCTGCAGGCAGCCGACGCCAGCTCCACCGAACCCGACGCCGACCGGAGCGTGAGCATGGGGCGCCAGGGAGCGCGCCGGGGGTGGCAAGGGGTCAGGGGGTCCCCGCTGCTCTCGTCCCACGGGGAAGGGGAGGGCTGGGACACCGGCCCCTCCTGCCCGTCTCCTCTCTCTCCCGTAGGAGGGCAGCGGCTACTCCTCGCCATCCTCACCGGCCTCGCTCTCGGCCAGCACCGGCCCCTCCAGCGGCTTCGCCAGCAGTCCCAGCCAGAAGTCTCTGCAGAGCATTTTGGGTGAGCGGGCGGCAGGGCGGGCTCGGCATCCCCCGTCTGGGGCCATgctggggggcacccagggTGCTCACCCGTCTCCCACCTGCACCAGGGCCCAGCTCCCGCTTCCGGCACACACAGGGCAGGGTGCTGCACCGCGACACCCACCTCACCAACCTGCGGGGGCTCAGCCTCACCACGCCGGGCGAGTGCGACGGCTTCTGCGCCAACCACCAGCGCGTCGCCCTCCCCCTGCTCTCCGCCGGCGGCCAGATCGCCATCCTCGAGGTACCCCTGGCACAGCACGGCAGCAGCACGGCGGCGGCGCGCGCAGCGCAGGTGACCCCCTGTCTCTCTCCCCCAGCTGTCCAAGCCGGGCCGTCTCCCCGACGCAGCCGTGCCCACCATCCAGAACGGCACGGCGGTTGCCGACCTCTCCTGGGACCCCTTCGACCCGCAGCGCCTCGCTGTTGGTATGCATACTGTCCCCAGGAGAGCACGCCGGGCTGGCCCCCCCAACCCCAGCACCGGGCACACCAGATCACCATATTAACCACTGCCCATCCATTTTGGTGCCGCAGCGGGCGAAGACGCCAAGATCCGGCTGTGGCGGATCCCTGAGGGAGGGCTGCGGGAGACGCTGCGGGAGCCCGATGCTGTCCTCCAAGGTAAGGGGCATGCGGGGAGGCACACCAAGCACCCCACATTGGGGACAAGCCAGCCCGGCGGCGTCCCCATCCCGGCCCAGGTGGGGACAGCCACGCACCACTCACCCTTACCAGGTCACACGGAGAAGATCTACTCCATCCGCTTCCACCCAATGGCATCCGATCTCTTGGTTTCCTCCTCCTACGACATGACTGTACGGATCTGGGAGCTGAGTTCGGGCTGGGAAGCCTTGTGCCTGCGGGGACACACTGATCAGGTAAGGGATGACACACTTGGGGACACTTTGAGGGGTGCATTTGGCCGGGAAGGGGACACCCTATCCCTCTCCCCAGATTTTCAGCCTGGCCTGGAGCCCTGACGGGAAGAAGCTGGCGACGGTGAGCAAAGACGGACGGTTACGGCTTTACGAGCCCCGGCGCAGCCCTCAGCCTCAACAGGTACGATCACGGTGGCGGGGACAGGATGGAGAGCTGGGGGTGCGGGCAGGTGCCCGCAGGGGCAGGAGGATTCCCCCCACCGTGGGCAcctgcctgcacccccagcTCTCTCTGAGCAGGCAGGGTGACCTTCACCCCACGCAGGAGGGTCCGGGTCCCGAGGGGAGCCGCGGAGCACGCCTGGTTTGGGTTTGCGGTGGCGACTACCTCCTGGTGTCCGGCTTTGATAGGTAAAGAGGGGGACACACCTAGGGGTCCCCAAGGGACACCGTGCacccgtgtgtgtccccccatTGCCACCTCCCCGCAGTCGCAGCGAGAGGAGGATCCTCCTGTACCGGGCACAGGCTCTGCCTGAGGGACCCTTGTCCGTCCTCGGACTCGATGTGGCTCCTTCCACCCTCCTGCCCTTCTACGATGAGGATACCAGCGTTGTCTTCCTCACCGGCAAGGTGAGGGCTTGCACCCCCAAATAAATGGGGCGCTACCTACCTACAGCACCCCAACAGTGCGGAGGGACCCTCCATGCACCCCCTTGCCAGCCCCCATCCTGCTCCATCCCCAGGGTGACACCAGAGTCTTCCTCTACGAGGTGACACCTGAGCCCCCCTATTTCCTCGAGTGCAACAGCTTCACCTCCAACGAACCCCACAAGGTAAAGGGGGGGgcctgccctgtccctgcccccccccgcctgcgCCATCAGACCCACGGCAGGCCTCGCTCATGCCTCCGCCCCATCAGGGCTTTGTCTTCCTGCCCAAAACGGCGTGCGAGGTACGGGAGGTGGAGTTCGCCCGGGCGCTGCGCCTCGGGCAGAGCACCCTCGAGCCGGTGGCATTCTGCGTGCCACGCGTCAAGGTAGGCAGCGGGGACCcagctgtgttttggggggggggagggggctaTAAGAGGCAGGGGACCCCCCTCAGTACCCCTCGCCCCGCAGAAGGAGTATTTCCAGGATGATATCTACCCGCCAACCCGCGTCTGGTGGGAGCCAGCCCTCGGCAGCAGCGCCTGGCTGGCAGGGGAAGACGGGCAGCAGCACCGCACCAGCCTGCGGCCAACTAACATGACACCAGGTGGGTGCGAAGGGGTAGGGGGAGGGCCCCGAGCCCACGGGGATGGGCGTGGGGTGGGCTGTGTGTGtcagctgtggggcagagccTGCCTGCCCCATGGCCACGCCGCTCTCCCAGTGAGCGAGGCCCCGAAGGAGGCTCCGGCGCGGAAGTTTGTCCCTGCGTCCGTGTACCTGGAGGAGAAGTCTGACGagcagaagaaggaggaggtgggtgctggggcacCCCAGGACCACCTTGCTGCGGAGCCCGGGCTGGGGGCAATGGCCCGGCCCCCCAcggctctgccctgcctccctgcagctcctgaaCGCCATGGTGGCCCGGCTGGGCAACCGGGACGACCCACTGCCCCAGGACTCCTTCGAGGGGGTGGACGAGGCCGAGTGGGTAggtgctggggcggggggggggggaacacgaCTCCCGGGGCCGgacccgccccgccgcgcccctcACCCCCACCGGGCCTCCCGCAGGACTAGGCCGGACCCCGGCACTCCGAGGACCACGCCGGGGACCCCCGCACCCGCCCAGGCCcggcaaggaggaggaagagggggaggaggcggcgcGGCGGGACCCGGCCCGGCTGAGGGGAGGCGCGGCAGGGCCAAGGGCCGCGCCCCGCACCAGGCCGGACAGCAGCGTTGGGCCCCGTGCCCGCCGCGGGCAGGCCCCGCTATTAAAACCGCTGCACCAGCACCCGTCTCCTGCCGTGATtccgggccggggcgggggggaaccGGGGACCGGGGACGAAGGACCGAGGCGGAGGACACACACGGGACCAGCACGGGGGGGGAAGGCCGCGGCCTGGGCCTCGCCCGCCCTCTGCGCATGCGCAGCGCCGCCAGCCAGCGCCGGGACCTCCCGGGCGGCGTGGCCGTCAGGGGGCGCTGTGCCCGCCGGGGGAatgtggggaggggaggagagtgGGGCGCTCCGCCCAGCTCCGCTGGCGTCTCGGTGGCCGCCGCGACCTTCGCTCCCTGACCCCGTGACCGCCGGGGGCGGAAGCGGCGGCGGGGAGATGGTGAGAggggccgggggaggcggcggggccgggccggggggacacagggccgggctggggggaaACGGCCCCGGGGGCTGGAGGGACAGGGCCCGGGGAAGGGGATAGGGCCCGGGGAGGCGGAGGACCGGGCTGGGCAGAGCCGGGAGGGCGGAGGGAAGGGGCCCGAGGAGGCGGAGGATGATGCTgggcagggccggggcggggggacaggGCCCGGGGAGGTGCGAGGGAGCTGGTTCCGGGTGGCGGGGCCTggggagaggggccggggctgggccgggccgggccgcggcgtGACGGCAGCCAGGGAGGGGCAGGGCCGCCCCCCGGGGGAACAGGCCCGGCTGCGGGGAGAGGCGACGGGGTGAAgggccgggcgggggccggggcccggGGCGGCTCTGACAGCAGGGTGTCCCCGCAGGCCAAGTACCTGGCGCAGATCATCCTGGTGGGGGCCCAGGTGGTCGGACGGGCCTTCATGCGGGCGCTGCGCCAGGAGTTCGCAGGTACGAGCCGAGCTGCCGCCGCTGGCGTGGTGCGCTGCTCCGTGTGCGCTGCTCCGCGATGCGCTGCTCCACGGTGTGCTGCTCCGCAATGCGCTGCTCCGTGTGCGCTGCTCCACGGTGCGCTGCTCCGCGATGCGCTGCTCCGCGATGCGCTGCTCCGCGATGCGCTGCTCCGTGTGCGCTGCTCCGTGTGCGCTGCTCCGTGTGCGCTGCTCCGTGTGCGCTGCTCCGTGTGCGCTGCTCCATGTGCACAGCCTGGCCGCGGTGCTGGGCAGCACACAGCgtccccacccctgcccccaCTGCACagccgcacccccccccccccttccgcCCTTCCCCAGGGCACCCCATTGCTCCCCGTCCCCTGGGGCTGTGCGCAGGGTGACAGCAGTCAGTGACCGCATCCTGGTGCTGACATAATGGCATCTCAGCTGGGGCCGGGCTCCCAGCAGCCATCCCGGCCCCACCCCACACCCGGCCCCGCTGCCAGACTCCAAGACATCGTGGCAGCCCCGAAGGGCAGAGCAGGATGGTCCCGTGGGACacggcagccccagccccgcctCTGCCTGCCCACAGCCCGGCTCACTGTGGGCGCCCCAAACAAACGGGTGCCCCCCTCCGGTTCCTGCCACCTCCCCAGCACCAGGGACCTCGTCCGGGTGACCCCCGTGGGCTGGAGGCAGCATGAGGAGGGCAGAGGGTGAACCCGGGATCCGAGCACCTCAGAGCCCCTGGGCTTTGCTGCCCGGCCCCTGCCCAAGCCCTGGGggtccccggggcgggggggcagcgtTGGGGGGAGATTCACACCCTCGGTGTCTCCGGGCAGCGAGccgagcagcagcagatgcacGAGGGCGCTCGGAGAGGCCCCAGTCTGCCGCTGCCTCCAGGATCATCGGCATCAGCCTCCAGGAA
This genomic interval carries:
- the CORO7 gene encoding coronin-7 isoform X2; this encodes MVKVWRLPESGQDLPGSAGLTLKSGGGPVDVLQFHPTADGVLASGAGKRVTVWDVGWQQPLTALESHGDQLQSLTWKRDGRFLGTSCKDKKLRLFDPRASPAAFQSVPGHENNKDSRLLWMGASDCLISVGFSQMREREVKLWDTRRFSGAMLTVALDTSPGVAIPLYDADTGLLVLAGKGENLLYCFEVAPAQPALTQVTQCRTEGSTRGLAAVPRLALDVMACEVLRVLQLTDTALVPVSYLVPRKSVQDFHEDLFPDCAGTLPATSAQAWWAGDNQQVGRVSLHPARRPTETFSSPVIACTPLQAADASSTEPDADRSEGSGYSSPSSPASLSASTGPSSGFASSPSQKSLQSILGPSSRFRHTQGRVLHRDTHLTNLRGLSLTTPGECDGFCANHQRVALPLLSAGGQIAILELSKPGRLPDAAVPTIQNGTAVADLSWDPFDPQRLAVAGEDAKIRLWRIPEGGLRETLREPDAVLQGHTEKIYSIRFHPMASDLLVSSSYDMTVRIWELSSGWEALCLRGHTDQIFSLAWSPDGKKLATVSKDGRLRLYEPRRSPQPQQEGPGPEGSRGARLVWVCGGDYLLVSGFDSRSERRILLYRAQALPEGPLSVLGLDVAPSTLLPFYDEDTSVVFLTGKGDTRVFLYEVTPEPPYFLECNSFTSNEPHKGFVFLPKTACEVREVEFARALRLGQSTLEPVAFCVPRVKKEYFQDDIYPPTRVWWEPALGSSAWLAGEDGQQHRTSLRPTNMTPVSEAPKEAPARKFVPASVYLEEKSDEQKKEELLNAMVARLGNRDDPLPQDSFEGVDEAEWD
- the CORO7 gene encoding coronin-7 isoform X1; the encoded protein is MNRFKASKFRHTEARLPRREAWIGGIRAGSVTSCGNHVKASRRWIAFNAEAAGVLGIVPLECEDGGKRTVFQLCCHSDAVTDFDFSPFDQLLLATGSADEMVKVWRLPESGQDLPGSAGLTLKSGGGPVDVLQFHPTADGVLASGAGKRVTVWDVGWQQPLTALESHGDQLQSLTWKRDGRFLGTSCKDKKLRLFDPRASPAAFQSVPGHENNKDSRLLWMGASDCLISVGFSQMREREVKLWDTRRFSGAMLTVALDTSPGVAIPLYDADTGLLVLAGKGENLLYCFEVAPAQPALTQVTQCRTEGSTRGLAAVPRLALDVMACEVLRVLQLTDTALVPVSYLVPRKSVQDFHEDLFPDCAGTLPATSAQAWWAGDNQQVGRVSLHPARRPTETFSSPVIACTPLQAADASSTEPDADRSEGSGYSSPSSPASLSASTGPSSGFASSPSQKSLQSILGPSSRFRHTQGRVLHRDTHLTNLRGLSLTTPGECDGFCANHQRVALPLLSAGGQIAILELSKPGRLPDAAVPTIQNGTAVADLSWDPFDPQRLAVAGEDAKIRLWRIPEGGLRETLREPDAVLQGHTEKIYSIRFHPMASDLLVSSSYDMTVRIWELSSGWEALCLRGHTDQIFSLAWSPDGKKLATVSKDGRLRLYEPRRSPQPQQEGPGPEGSRGARLVWVCGGDYLLVSGFDSRSERRILLYRAQALPEGPLSVLGLDVAPSTLLPFYDEDTSVVFLTGKGDTRVFLYEVTPEPPYFLECNSFTSNEPHKGFVFLPKTACEVREVEFARALRLGQSTLEPVAFCVPRVKKEYFQDDIYPPTRVWWEPALGSSAWLAGEDGQQHRTSLRPTNMTPVSEAPKEAPARKFVPASVYLEEKSDEQKKEELLNAMVARLGNRDDPLPQDSFEGVDEAEWD
- the CORO7 gene encoding coronin-7 isoform X3, which produces MSESVPGHENNKDSRLLWMGASDCLISVGFSQMREREVKLWDTRRFSGAMLTVALDTSPGVAIPLYDADTGLLVLAGKGENLLYCFEVAPAQPALTQVTQCRTEGSTRGLAAVPRLALDVMACEVLRVLQLTDTALVPVSYLVPRKSVQDFHEDLFPDCAGTLPATSAQAWWAGDNQQVGRVSLHPARRPTETFSSPVIACTPLQAADASSTEPDADRSEGSGYSSPSSPASLSASTGPSSGFASSPSQKSLQSILGPSSRFRHTQGRVLHRDTHLTNLRGLSLTTPGECDGFCANHQRVALPLLSAGGQIAILELSKPGRLPDAAVPTIQNGTAVADLSWDPFDPQRLAVAGEDAKIRLWRIPEGGLRETLREPDAVLQGHTEKIYSIRFHPMASDLLVSSSYDMTVRIWELSSGWEALCLRGHTDQIFSLAWSPDGKKLATVSKDGRLRLYEPRRSPQPQQEGPGPEGSRGARLVWVCGGDYLLVSGFDSRSERRILLYRAQALPEGPLSVLGLDVAPSTLLPFYDEDTSVVFLTGKGDTRVFLYEVTPEPPYFLECNSFTSNEPHKGFVFLPKTACEVREVEFARALRLGQSTLEPVAFCVPRVKKEYFQDDIYPPTRVWWEPALGSSAWLAGEDGQQHRTSLRPTNMTPVSEAPKEAPARKFVPASVYLEEKSDEQKKEELLNAMVARLGNRDDPLPQDSFEGVDEAEWD
- the CORO7 gene encoding coronin-7 isoform X4, coding for MGASDCLISVGFSQMREREVKLWDTRRFSGAMLTVALDTSPGVAIPLYDADTGLLVLAGKGENLLYCFEVAPAQPALTQVTQCRTEGSTRGLAAVPRLALDVMACEVLRVLQLTDTALVPVSYLVPRKSVQDFHEDLFPDCAGTLPATSAQAWWAGDNQQVGRVSLHPARRPTETFSSPVIACTPLQAADASSTEPDADRSEGSGYSSPSSPASLSASTGPSSGFASSPSQKSLQSILGPSSRFRHTQGRVLHRDTHLTNLRGLSLTTPGECDGFCANHQRVALPLLSAGGQIAILELSKPGRLPDAAVPTIQNGTAVADLSWDPFDPQRLAVAGEDAKIRLWRIPEGGLRETLREPDAVLQGHTEKIYSIRFHPMASDLLVSSSYDMTVRIWELSSGWEALCLRGHTDQIFSLAWSPDGKKLATVSKDGRLRLYEPRRSPQPQQEGPGPEGSRGARLVWVCGGDYLLVSGFDSRSERRILLYRAQALPEGPLSVLGLDVAPSTLLPFYDEDTSVVFLTGKGDTRVFLYEVTPEPPYFLECNSFTSNEPHKGFVFLPKTACEVREVEFARALRLGQSTLEPVAFCVPRVKKEYFQDDIYPPTRVWWEPALGSSAWLAGEDGQQHRTSLRPTNMTPVSEAPKEAPARKFVPASVYLEEKSDEQKKEELLNAMVARLGNRDDPLPQDSFEGVDEAEWD
- the PAM16 gene encoding mitochondrial import inner membrane translocase subunit TIM16, with protein sequence MWGGEESGALRPAPLASRWPPRPSLPDPVTAGGGSGGGEMAKYLAQIILVGAQVVGRAFMRALRQEFAASRAAADARGRSERPQSAAASRIIGISLQEAQQILNVSNLNPEEIQKNYDHLFKVNDKSVGGSFYLQSKVVRAKERLDEELRIQAKDEKEKGWKAET